Proteins encoded in a region of the Desulfovibrio gilichinskyi genome:
- a CDS encoding desulfoferrodoxin FeS4 iron-binding domain-containing protein has product MASVTGETYRCEACGAVIEVKEGGEGELVCCDQPMEKQ; this is encoded by the coding sequence ATGGCTTCTGTAACTGGTGAAACGTATAGATGTGAGGCGTGTGGTGCTGTCATTGAAGTAAAGGAAGGAGGCGAAGGAGAACTCGTCTGTTGCGATCAGCCCATGGAAAAGCAATAA